The nucleotide sequence NNNNNNNNNNNNNNNNNNNNNNNNNNNNNNNNNNNNNNNNNNNNNNNNNNNNNNNNNNNNNNNNNNNNNNNNNNNNNNNNNNNNNNNNNNNNNNNNNNNNNNNNNNNNNNNNNNNNNNNNNNNNNNNNNNNNNNNNNNNNNNNNNNNNNNNNNNNNNNNNNNNNNNNNNNNNNNNNNNNNNNNNNNNNNNNNNNNNNNNNNNNNNNNNNNNNNNNNNNNNNNNNNNNNNNNNNNNNNNNNNNNNNNNNNNNNNNNNNNNNNNNNNNNNNNNNNNNNNNNNNNNNNNNNNNNNNNNNNNNNNNNNNNNNNNNNNNNNNNNNNNNNNNNNNNNNNNNNNNNNNNNNNNNNNNNNNNNNNNNNNNNNNNNNNNNNNNNNNNNNNNNNNNNNNNNNNNNNNNNNNNNNNNNNNNNNNNNNNNNNNNNNNNNNNNNNNNNNNNNNNNNNNNNNNNNNNNNNNNNNNNNNNNNNNNNNNNNNNNNNNNNNNNNNNNNNNNNNNNNNNNNNNNNNNNNNNNNNNNNNNNNNNNNNNNNNNNNNNNNNNNNNNNNNNNNNNNNNNNNNNNNNNNNNNNNNNNNNNNNNNNNNNNNNNNNNNNNNNNNNNNNNNNNNNNNNNNNNNNNNNNNNNNNNNNNNNNNNNNNNNNNNNNNNNNNNNNNNNNNNNNNNNNNNNNNNNNNNNNNNNNNNNNNNNNNNNNNNNNNNNNNNNNNNNNNNNNNNNNNNNNNNNNNNNNNNNNNNNNNNNNNNNNNNNNNNNNNNNNNNNNNNNNNNNNNNNNNNNNNNNNNNNNCctcttccacgtttaagctccagtttaaccttaaactggagcttaaacgtgttcgacctccagggctgcctttCCTATCTctacgtttaagcttcagtttaaccttaaactgaagcttaaacgtgttcgactaagtgaccctccagggctgccttcttccatttccacgtttaagcttcagtttaacctaaaactgaagcttaaacgtgcttccaaaaggcatcactggaagtgtctggcgtttaagctgcagtttaagcttaaactgcaacttaaacgccactcttGGAAAAGGTTTCTAGGCCAAAAATATTGCGGTTTAAGTTAgtatttgagcacaaacattaacttaaacttactNACATTTGATACATACATtgatattaagaatagatatatacattaacattgacatatatacatttgaaAGAAGCATTGTTTGATACATACAATTTACCTATATACATTTGAAGTATGCATTTTTTGCTCTTTaaataagttaaacaaaatattgttaattacaacTAGTATATTCTATTTGCTATCTAAATCCCAGATGTGTATTTACAATAAAGGCTGGAGAGGAAAGTAGACAACTTGGTGAGTCTTATTGCTTCAGATTTCGAAATTACTTGGTCTCTCATTTTGTTCATTTCATGTAACAGAAAATGTGGACCATATTGGTATTTGGAGTCATTAATTTGTTTCTGCATTTCAATTGAAATGAATTAGTTACATAAGAAATGAACCCAAATGAAATAAGAACAATATTATTCAAAGCCTTAATCatactgtaaaaatgcaatcacAATAACCCTACATCCTGAACACATTAAATATCAAGAAAATCAAAACCAcattaaataacaacaaatttaaTTCAAAGCCCTAGTTTTACTATAAAAATGGAATCACagtaaccctaaacctaaacaaaTTAATAGGAGGTCACCGAACCGAAAAACATTCActtggtgaatcaaaattataAGAGCCACCGAACCGAAAAACATTCGcttggtgaatcaaaattataTGAGCTACCGAACCGAAAATTTTatatgtggtgaataaatggtgatcaattttcaatcaacaagaatagtattttctGCATGGAAAACAACTATTGAACATAGTAACAACCAACTTCAAAGCTTAAGTTACAATATTAACTTAACtgaatgaaataagaaaagaaataagtttattaatttagaaagtaCTTACTTGTGTCCAAGCTTTATATTTATATCTCTTGCCGCTCTTTATTTTTTGTGGATTTATTATTTCTAGCCATTTCATTATGAATATTCTAcaatcatagctaagcaagaattgagtATAATACGATCATTAGTATATaaaataaaacacattaaaaatagcactataTAAGAGAAAGATTCTTACCTTGTACGTTGACTATTCAATAGGATATACTCTGCTTCCTCTCCCAGTGCATCCTCTACTAAGTGTTCTGCCCCAGCGTAACCCTCATCTGGGAAATTATTAAACTCTGAAAGAGACAGAGAAAGTAAATAAACAAAACCAAAAACAGTGAACCAAACTCCTCTCATGTACAGAATAATTTCAATAATTTACAAgaaaataacttacaacaaatttgtttATTTCCTTTCTCGAATCAGGTATATTTTTTGGGTCCTTGTTGATAGGGTCAAGGACATATAATTTCTTATTGTTTACATCAgcaatccacaaccaccaatgCCCTCCATTATAAATTGGGACAAATAGCTGAAGtttcaaaaaattataaaatatttcagTGGAAACAATAGCAAACAAGAGAATTATCAAAGAATTTTAAATATTACAACTTACAAATAGATGGGATGCAAGTTTCCTTTTGTCAATAAACTACCAGTAGTGGTCATACTGCTGAATATTAAAACTGTGGACTTTTTTAGTGCTCTTATCATAGTACTTGTCGTCATATGTTCCCACAATAAAATTCTGCAAAATCAACATCagttaaataattttttactGAACCAAACAAAAATCATATGCTGAATAAAATGGGAAAAATATTCAATCTTCAAGAGAAAAGTTTTCTTAATCCAAAAGTACTCAAAAGAAGACATAAGAATAAGGTGAACCAATACTAACATTCTCACTGAACCAAAAAGTAATAAGCAGTGAATAAGAAATTTACTTACCACAATATCCATCGGCACAATGTATATTTGTTCTTGATACCGCTTAGTTTTTATTTCGTTTAGAATCAAGCTGTGTATACTAACCACCTACAGGATAAAAATTTATGAGACATACTATATAAGAgtgttttaaaaaattattaatgttAACGCAATTAGCAAAGGATTTTACCACGGCATGCACTTGTTCTTCGGGCTTTAGAGACCTGAAATATTCTCTTAATCCCACGTAGAGTCCCTCATGTTTTAAGACAAATAATCGTTCATATTCATTGGTACCATCTTTTGTCTGTTTTACATTTGTCATCCAATGATAACACTTTTCAATAAGCTCATTCATGATTTTTGTCTTTTTCTGTGGGATTTTGTAAACTTGAGCTGCTTGTATGGTTGGTTCTGAAGATGTTCCTTCAGCAAATTTTAATGCTGCTTCCACTCCAGCCTCTACCACCACCTCTGCTAGGATGTCAAGCTGTGAATCACTCTCTTCAGAGGGCTGAGTTGGTTGAGATGCTGGTGGACTTATCCCAAGGCTAAAGGAAGACCTTTCATCTTCCCTTTCCCTGGGTTGAGCAGCACTGCAGGATGATAGATATTTAACAAtgatattaaacaaaaatgatacttAATCAATATAGTGAATCGAAATCCAAACAATTAGTGAACCAAAATCCAATCTAACAGTAAACCGAAtaatattaaacaaaaatgatattaaagaaaaacaagtaaaatacCTATCAAATGATGACAAGATTAGAGTTTCTTTTTCTGATTGTCGTGCCATCAGAGGTTCTTTGGATTGTTCTTCATCAGAAACTTGATAGACATCGGCATCCTTGAAAAACTTTTCAATAACAGACCTTGTAATAGACCCCGTAACACCCTACTTGTTGGGTTCTGGAGGGCAGCTATAAGAAACAGAAGAGAGTCCAAAGACAACAAcacattaaattaattttttgtttcaaCCGAACCATAATTAAACCATGTATAAGTAGTAAACATTATCGATATTTATATAAGCTGTAAAACTTACACATCAACAGGTTCTTCTTTTTGGATTGTTGCTCTGTTGGTTCGTCGTAGGGCTGTTCCAGAGGTCTACTTCATTAAACAGTAAACATTTCTATAATTATCTCAAACTATTATCATATTTAACAATGATATTTAACAAAAATTACACTAATCATTATAATGAATCGAAAACCAAATTTATACTGAACCAAAACCAAAACGTATAGTGAActaaaattatattaaacaaaAGTGATATTAAAGAATTTAATGCTTACACATTAACATGTGCTTCTTGTTCTGATTCTTGTTGCACCGGTGGTTCTTGGGCTTGTTGTTCTGGTTCTCTTGCAGGGctattgcattaaacagtaaagatTTCTATAATTATCCCAAACTATTATCATATTTAACAATGATATTTAACAGCAATTACACTAATCATTATAGTGAACCGAAAACTAAACCTATATTGACCCAAAACCCAAACTTACAGTGAATCGAAATTATATTAAACAAAAGTGATATTAAAGAATTTAATGCTTACACATTAACAGGTGCTTGTTATTCTGATTCTTGTTGCACCGTTGGTTCTTGGGCTTGttgttcttgttcttttgcaggactgttgcattaaatagaaaacaatTCAATAACaaccattaaaattaataaaaagaatttttatgTGAAACTTACTCTTCATTGGAAACTTCATACACATAGTCATCTTTCATTATGTCTTCAATTATAGAACTTGTAAGAGATACTGTAACACCCTGCTTTTCAGCTTCTTGAGGGCAGCTGTAATAAgcagaagagagtccaaagaCAAGAACAGATTGTATTCATTTCTGGTTTCAACTGAACCATAATTAAACCATTTATAAGTAGTAAACATTAAACaagattcatgtggtgaataaatatttattaacTTACTCATTATTAGATGTTTGTTGTGTTTCCTCTTATGGAGGGACATACATGAAGTCATCCTTCATCAACTCTTCCTGAACTGAACTTGGAAGAGACAATGCAAGAGGAGGTCTAAGGAatgtaaacaaaaataaagttaatgttgaataattagaataattagaatttgttttgaaaaataggaATTTGCACATTGAAACACTCACATTTCCAAAGGTTCAGAACAAGTTTGTTATGGTAACTCAACGATTTGTACTCAGAATCAGGTGCAGCTCTAGTGACATTTAAACACAATTTTCTtgtaattaattaaacaaaaattattaactaaatttaaaagagtaacataaatatttttaacttacactTGTGGAGTTTTAGATGTCTTTTTTGggaagattatcttttttctAGAATATTTNNNNNNNNNNNNNNNNNNNNNNNNNNNNNNNNNNNNNNNNNNNNNNNNNNNNNNNNNNNNNNNNNNNNNNNNNNNNNNNNNNNNNNNNNNNNNNNNNNNNNNNNNNNNNNNNNNNNNNNNNNNNNNNNNNNNNNNNNNNNNNNNNNNNNNNNNNNNNNNNNNNNNNNNNNNNNNNNNNNNNNNNNNNNNNNNNNNNNNNNNNNNNNNNNNNNNNNNNNNNNNNNNNNNNNNNNNNNNNNNNNNNNNNNNNNNNNNNNNNNNNNNNNNNNNNNNNNNNNNNNNNNNNNNNNNNNNNNNNNNNNNNNNNNNNNNNNNNNNNNNNNNNNNNNNNNNNNNNNNNNNNNNNNNNNNNNNNNNNNNNNNNNNNNNNNNNNNNNNNNNNNNNNNNNNNNNNNNNNNNNNNNNNNNNNNNNNNNNNNNNNNNNNNNNNNNNNNNNNNNNNNNNNNNNNNNNNNNNNNNNNNNNNNNNNNNNNNNNNNNNNNNNNNNNNNNNNNNNNNNNNNNNNNNNNNNNNNNNNNNNNNNNNNNNNNNNNNNNNNNNNNNNNNNNNNNNNNNNNNNNNNNNNNNNNNNNNNNNNNNNNNNNNNNNNNNNNNNNNNNNNNNNNNNNNNNNNNNNNNNNNNNNNNNNNNNNNNNNNNNNNNNNNNNNNNNNNNNNNNNNNNNNNNNNNNNNNNNNNNNNNNNNNNNNNNNNNNNNNNNNNNNNNNNNNNNNNNNNNNNNNNNNNNNNNNNNNNNNNNNNNNNNNNNNNNNNNNNNNNNNNNNNNNNNNNNNNNNNNNNNNNNNNNNNNNNNNNNNNNNNNNNNNNNNNNNNNNNNNNNNNNNNNNNNNNNNNNNNNNNNNNNNNNNNNNNNNNNNNNNNNNNNNNNNNNNNNNNNNNNNNNNNNNNNNNNNNNNNNNNNNNNNNNNNNNNNNNNNNNNNNNNNNNNNNNNNNNNNNNNNNNNNNNNNNNNNNNNNNNNNNNNNNNNNNNNNNNNNNNNNNNNNNNNNNNNNNNNNNNNNNNNNNNNNNNNNNNNNNNNNNNNNNNNNNNNNNNNNNNNNNNNNNNNNNNNNNNNNNNNNNNNNNNNNNNNNNNNNNNNNNNNNNNNNNNNNNNNNNNNNNNNNNNNNNNNNNNNNNNNNNNNNNNNNNNNNNNNNNNNNNNNNNNNNNNNNNNNNNNNNNNNNNNNNNNNNNNNNNNNNNNNNNNNNNNNNNNNNNNNNNNNNNNNNNNNNNNNNNNNNNNNNNNNNNNNNNNNNNNNNNNNNNNNNNNNNNNNNNNNNNNNNNNNNNNNNNNNNNNNNNNNNNNNNNNNNNNNNNNNNNNNNNNNNNNNNNNNNNNNNNNNNNNNNNNNNNNNNNNNNNNNNNNNNNNNNNNNNNNNNNNNNNNNNNNNNNNNNNNNNNNNNNNNNNNNNNNNNNNNNNNNNNNNNNNNNNNNNNNNNNNNNNNNNNNNNNNNNNNNNNNNNNNNNNNNNNNNNNNNNNNNNNNNNNNNNNNNNNNNNNNNNNNNNNNNNNNNNNNNNNNNNNNNNNNNNNNNNNNNNNNNNNNNNNNNNNNNNNNNNNNNNNNNNNNNNNNNNNNNNNNNNNNNNNNNNNNNNNNNNNNNNNNNNNNNNNNNNNNNNNNNNNNNNNNNNNNNNNNNNNNNNNNNNNNNNNNNNNNNNNNNNNNNNNNNNNNNNNNNNNNNNNNNNNNNNNNNNNNNNNNNNNNNNNNNNNNNNNNNNNNNNNNNNNNNNNNNNNNNNNNNNNNNNNNNNNNNNNNNNNNNNNNNNNNNNNNNNNNNNNNNNNNNNNNNNNNNNNNNNNNNNNNNNNNNNNNNNNNNNNNNNNNNNNNNNNNNNNNNNNNNNNNNNNNNNNNNNNNNNNNNNNNNNNNNNNNNNNNNNNNNNNNNNNNNNNNNNNNNNNNNNNNNNNNNNNNNNNNNNNNNNNNNNNNNNNNNNNNNNNNNNNNNNNNNNNNNNNNNNNNNNNNNNNNNNNNNNNNNNNNNNNNNNNNNNNNNNNNNNNNNNNNNNNNNNNNNNNNNNNNNNNNNNNNNNNNNNNNNNNNNNNNNNNNNNNNNNNNNNNNNNNNNNNNNNNNNNNNNNNNNNNNNNNNNNNNNNNNNNNNNNNNNNNNNNNNNNNNNNNNNNNNNNNNNNNNNNNNNNNNNNNNNNNNNNNNNNNNNNNNNNNNNNNNNNNNNNNNNNNNNNNNNNNNNNNNNNNNNNNNNNNNNNNNNNNNNNNNNNNNNNNNNNNNNNNNNNNNNNNNNNNNNNNNNNNNNNNNNNNNNNNNNNNNNNNNNNNNNNNNNNNNNNNNNNNNNNNNNNNNNNNNNNNNNNNNNNNNNNNNNNNNNNNNNNNNNNNNNNNNNNNNNNNNNNNNNNNNNNNNNNNNNNNNNNNNNNNNNNNNNNNNNNNNNNNNNNNNNNNNNNNNNNNNNNNNNNNNNNNNNNNNNNNNNNNNNNNNNNNNNNNNNNNNNNNNNNNNNNNNNNNNNNNNNNNNNNNNNNNNNNNNNNNNNNNNNNNNNNNNNNNNNNNNNNNNNNNNNNNNNNNNNNNNNNNNNNNNNNNNNNNNNNNNNNNNNNNNNNNNNNNNNNNNNNNNNNNNNNNNNNNNNNNNNNNNNNNNNNNNNNNNNNNNNNNNNNNNNNNNNNNNNNNNNNNNNNNNNNNNNNNNNNNNNNNNNNNNNNNNNNNNNNNNNNNNNNNNNNNNNNNNNNNNNNNNNNNNNNNNNNNNNNNNNNNNNNNNNNNNNNNNNNNNNNNNNNNNNNNNNNNNNNNNNNNNNNNNNNNNNNNNNNNNNNNNNNNNNNNNNNNNNNNNNNNNNNNNNNNNNNNNNNNNNNNNNNNNNNNNNNNNNNNNNNNNNNNNNNNNNNNNNNNNNNNNNNNNNNNNNNNNNNNNNNNNNNNNNNNNNNNNNNNNNNNNNNNNNNNNNNNNNNNNNNNNNNNNNNNNNNNNNNNNNNNNNNNNNNNNNNNNNNNNNNNNNNNNNNNNNNNNNNNNNNNNNNNNNNNNNNNNNNNNNNNNNNNNNNNNNNNNNNNNNNNNNNNNNNNNNNNNNNNNNNNNNNNNNNNNNNNNNNNNNNNNNNNNNNNNNNNNNNNNNNNNNNNNNNNNNNNNNNNNNNNNNNNNNNNNNNNNNNNNNNNNNNNNNNNNNNNNNNNNNNNNNNNNNNNNNNNNNNNNNNNNNNNNNNNNNNNNNNNNNNNNNNNNNNNNNNNNNNNNNNNNNNNNNNNNNNNNNNNNNNNNNNNNNNNNNNNNNNNNNNNNNNNNNNNNNNNNNNNNNNNNNNNNNN is from Arachis ipaensis cultivar K30076 chromosome B01, Araip1.1, whole genome shotgun sequence and encodes:
- the LOC110265995 gene encoding uncharacterized protein LOC110265995, with amino-acid sequence MARQSEKETLILSSFDSAAQPREREDERSSFSLGISPPASQPTQPSEESDSQLDILAEVVVEAGVEAALKFAEGTSSEPTIQAAQTKDGTNEYERLFVLKHEGLYVGLREYFRSLKPEEQVHAVYVS